Proteins from a genomic interval of Coccinella septempunctata chromosome 2, icCocSept1.1, whole genome shotgun sequence:
- the LOC123308291 gene encoding AMP deaminase 2 isoform X4: MEKVLLLENKPAITFYREEQENMDDLIEKRMGNESPSFSHSPQFGQNETELPNEISAPYEVPQFPIEQIEKKLAIQRQLNVKALEEGKRSHYEPSLAADDRDQLNIDEHDFVPHFQRVSISGEDTSGVPLEDLERASKMLVEALRIRQCYMAMSHQNFSQTAARFLDPTRIERKHGDKQTIEEHGIHPPEHHPWKAQDVGDTAHVFKSNKGVFEIFENEEALNNNKPCDFPYPDMETFVKDMNIMCSLIADGPLKSFCYRRLSYLSSKFQLHVLLNELRELASQKAVPHRDFYNIRKVDTHIHAASCMNQKHLLRFIKKTLKNHADEVVTLTGGKPMTLKQVFQSMNLTTYDLTVDMLDVHADRNTFHRFDKFNAKYNPIGESRLREVFLKTDNYINGKYFARIIKEVASDLEESKYQNAELRLSIYGKNKDEWDKLAKWAIESNVYSDNVRWLIQVPRLFDIFKLNKILDNFQEILDNIFTPLLEVTARPSTHPELHLFLQYVIGFDCVDDESKPENPVFDGNIQEPSEWNDEENPNYAYYLYYLFANLCTLNHLRVQKGLHPLNLRPHCGEAGPIQHLICGYMLSENISHGLLLRKVPVLQYLYYLAQIGIAMSPLSNNSLFLNYHRNPLPEYLARGLVVSLSTDDPLQFHFTKEPLMEEYSIAAQVWKLSSCDMCELARNSVLMSGFPHRVKKFWLGPNYTREGVPGNDISRTNVPDIRVAFRYETLVDELSTIFKSVMQQNLNSSA, translated from the exons gtaatgAAAGTCCCTCGTTCAGTCACAGTCCGCAGTTCGGGCAGAATGAAACCGAGTTACCCAATGAGATATCAGCCCCCTACGAAGTACCACAGTTCCCTATTGAACAGATCGAGAAAAAATTGGCCATACAAAGGCAGTTAAACGTCAA GGCATTAGAGGAGGGTAAGAGAAGTCACTATGAACCATCTTTAGCTGCCGACGATAGAGATCAACTGAACATAGACGAACATGACTTCGTTCCTCATTTCCAGAGAGTCTCAATTTCTGGAGAAGATACGAGTGGG gttcCACTGGAGGACTTGGAGAGAGCCTCAAAAATGTTGGTAGAAGCTTTACGTATAAGGCAATGTTACATGGCCATGTCCCACCAAAACTTCAGTCAGACTGCAGCTAGATTTTTAGACCCTACAAGAATAGAAAGGAAGCATGGGGATAAACAAACCATTGAAG AACATGGCATCCACCCTCCTGAGCATCATCCTTGGAAAGCCCAGGACGTAGGTGACACAGCACACGTTTTTAAATCGAATAAAGgtgttttcgaaatttttgaaaacgagGAAGCTTTAAATAACAATAAACCTTGCGATTTTCCGTACCCGGATATGGAAACTTTTGTTAAAGATATGAACATCATGTGCAGTCTGATTGCAGATGGTCCCTT gAAATCCTTCTGTTACCGACGCCTGAGTTATTTGTCATCCAAATTCCAATTACACGTTCTGCTGAACGAGCTCAGGGAGTTGGCCTCTCAAAAAGCTGTCCCCCACAGAGATTTCTACAACATAAGAAAAGTAGACACTCACATCCACGCGGCATCCTGCATGAACCAGAAGCATCTTCTCCGTTTCATCAAGAAGACCTTGAAAAACCACGCTGATGAGGTCGTGACACTAACCGGCGGCAAACCTATGACCTTGAAACAGGTTTTCCAG TCCATGAATCTGACGACGTACGACCTGACCGTCGATATGCTGGACGTCCACGCCGACCGTAATACTTTCCATAGATTCGACAAATTCAACGCCAAGTACAATCCGATCGGAGAGAGCAGACTGAGAGAGGTGTTTTTGAAGACCGACAACTACATCAACGGCAAATATTTCGCGAGGATCATCAAGGAGGTGGCCAGCGACTTGGAAGAATCCAAATACCAAAACGCCGAATTGAGGCTGAGTATCTACGGAAAGAACAAAGACGAGTGGGATAAACTTGCCAAATGGGCCATAGAATCGAATGTGTATTCGGACAATGTGAGGTGGTTGATCCAAGTTCCGCGATTgtt CGATATCTTCAAGCTCAACAAAATCCTGGACAACTTCCAAGAAATCCTAGACAATATCTTCACGCCCCTGTTAGAAGTGACAGCTAGGCCAAGTACCCACCCAGAGTTGCATCTCTTCCTTCAGTATGTCATAGGCTTCGACTGTGTCGACGATGAGAGCAAACCTGAGAACCCTGTCTTCGATGGCAACATCCAAGAACCCTCGGAGTGGAATGATGAAGAAAACCCTAACTACGCTTACTACCTCTATTATCTTTTCGCCAATTTATGCACTCTGAATCACCTCAGGGTGCAGAAAGGCTTACACCCATTGAACCTAAGGCCTCACTGCGGGGAAGCTGGACCCATACAGCATCTCATATGCGGCTACATGCTCTCTGAAAATATTTCGCACGGGTTGCTACTGAGGAAAGTACCAGTCTTACAGTACTTGTACTATTTGGCACAGATAGGAATCGCCATGAGTCCTCTGTCCAACAACAGTTTGTTCTTGAACTATCACAGGAATCCTCTTCCTGAATACCTTGCAAGAGGTTTGGTAGTATCTCTTTCAACTGACGATCCCTTACAATTCCACTTCACCAAAGAACCCTTGATGGAGGAGTACAGTATCGCAGCCCAAGTGTGGAAACTATCCAGTTGTGACATGTGTGAACTGGCCAGGAACAGCGTCTTGATGTCCGGTTTTCCCCATAGGGTCAAGAAGTTCTGGCTTGGTCCCAATTATACAAGGGAAGGTGTACCAGGCAATGACATTTCTAGAACCAACGTACCAGATATAAGGGTTGCTTTCAGGTATGAAACTCTAGTAGATGAGTTGTCTACCATTTTCAAATCGGTCATGCAGCAAAATCTTAATTCTAGCGCATAA